Proteins co-encoded in one Chrysemys picta bellii isolate R12L10 chromosome 13, ASM1138683v2, whole genome shotgun sequence genomic window:
- the LOC135975120 gene encoding olfactory receptor 11A1-like — translation MENRDRRNQSVTEFSLLGFGNLPELKTLLFLVFLVIYIATMAGNILIAALVVADQHLHTPMYFFLGNLSCLETCYSSTVLPRMLASLLSGDRTISVSSCIIQFYFFSALVGTECFLLSMMSYDRYLAICKPLHYVVLMNDRFCLQLTVGSWMSGFLAMIIIIILMSQLTFCGPTEINSFFCDFIPVIKLSCSDLHVLKVVAFICSSIFSVIPFILTLTSYICIIITILRIPSTTGKQKAFSTCSSHLIVVTIYYGTLIIAYMLPKTDTLRNLNKVFSVFYTVITPLLNPLIYSLRNKEVKEALRKALSKCVAFARVMEM, via the coding sequence ATGGAAAACAGAGACAGGAGAAATCAATCAGTGACGGAATTCAGCCTTCTGGGATTCGGGAATCTCCCTGAACTGAAGACCCTTCTCTTCCTGGTGTTTCTAGTAATCTACATTGCGACCATGGCCGGGAACATCCTCATCGCAGcactagttgtggctgatcagcaccttcataCCCCCATGTATTTTTTCCTTGGGAACTTGTCTTGTTTAGAGACCTGCTACAGCTCCACTGTCCTGCCTAGaatgctggccagtctcctgtctggggacagaaccatttctgttagCAGCTGCATCATACAATTTTATTTCTTTAGTGCTCTGGTGGGTACAGAATGTTTCCTCTTATCCATGATGTcatatgatcggtatttagcgatatgcAAACCACTGCATTATGTAGTCCTCATGAATGATAGGTTCTGTCTCCAGCTAACTGTTGGATCTTGGATGAGTGGGTTTCTGGCTATgatcataataataatattgatgTCACAGTTAACTTTTTGTGGTCCAACAGAAATAAACagtttcttttgtgatttcatcCCAGTAAtaaaactctcctgcagtgaTCTCCATGTGCTGAAGGTGGTTGCTTTCATATGCTCTTCAATATTCTCAGTGATTCCATTCATTTTAACTCTGACATCCTACATTTgcatcatcatcaccatcctcagaatcccttccaccactggGAAGCAAAAGGCATTTTCCACCTGCTCTTCGCACCTCATCGTTGTTACCATTTATTATGGGACACTAATCATTGCCTATATGTTACCAAAAACTGATACGTTGAGAAACCTGAATAAAGTATTCTCTGTCTTCTACACTGTCATTACACCTTTGctcaaccccctcatctacagcctgagaaacaaagaagTCAAGGAGGCCCTCAGAAAAGCTCTAAGTAAATGTGTGGCTTTTGCAAGAGTCAtggaaatgtag